One window of the Vigna radiata var. radiata cultivar VC1973A chromosome 1, Vradiata_ver6, whole genome shotgun sequence genome contains the following:
- the LOC106768816 gene encoding truncated transcription factor CAULIFLOWER D isoform X1 has translation MGRGRVVLERIENKINRQVTFSKRRSGLLKKAFELSVLCDAEVALIVFSSRGKLFQYSSTDINKIVERYRQCRYSKLQTGDSSELESQSSYHEFLKLRAKYESLERTQRHFQGEELEPLSFKELQSLEKQLDITLALTRQQQTKKLMARADELREKVRKMEDLNKQLESKEKDEFSSLILENNNFFQLHATQADQFESGTTLNTCRFQQQDVGSKERAVDTRKEGNHSTHTKSNGWL, from the exons aTGGGAAGAGGAAGGGTTGTTCTGGAGAGAATAGAGAACAAGATCAACCGTCAAGTAACTTTCTCAAAGCGCAGAAGTGGGTTGCTCAAGAAGGCCTTTGAGCTTTCTGTGCTTTGTGATGCAGAAGTTGCCCTTATCGTCTTTTCTAGCCGTGGCAAGCTTTTTCAGTATAGCAGCACTGA TATTAATAAAATCGTTGAGAGGTATCGCCAATGTCGTTACAGCAAGTTACAGACTGGTGATTCATCGGAACTCGAATCACAg AGTTCATATCATGAATTCTTGAAATTAAGAGCGAAATACGAATCTCTTGAGCGGACACAAAG GCATTTTCAAGGAGAAGAACTTGAGCCTCTTAGCTTTAAAGAATTGCAGAGTCTTGAGAAACAACTAGACATTACGCTTGCTCTAACTCGACAGCAGCAA ACAAAGAAGCTCATGGCACGAGCTGATGAATTACGCGAAAAG GTGCGAAAAATGGAAGATCTTAACAAGCAATTGGAATCCAag gaAAAAGATGAATTTTCAAGCCTCATTCTTgagaataacaatttttttcaattgcatGCTACACAAGCCGATCAATTTGAATCTGGAACAACACTAAACACATG TAGGTTTCAACAACAAGATGTTGGTTCGAAAGAAAGAGCAGTTGATACGAGGAAAGAGGGTAACCATAGCACTCACACCAAAAGCAATGGATGGTTGTAG
- the LOC106768816 gene encoding truncated transcription factor CAULIFLOWER D isoform X2, which translates to MGRGRVVLERIENKINRQVTFSKRRSGLLKKAFELSVLCDAEVALIVFSSRGKLFQYSSTDINKIVERYRQCRYSKLQTGDSSELESQSSYHEFLKLRAKYESLERTQRHFQGEELEPLSFKELQSLEKQLDITLALTRQQQTKKLMARADELREKVRKMEDLNKQLESKEKDEFSSLILENNNFFQLHATQADQFESGTTLNTWFQQQDVGSKERAVDTRKEGNHSTHTKSNGWL; encoded by the exons aTGGGAAGAGGAAGGGTTGTTCTGGAGAGAATAGAGAACAAGATCAACCGTCAAGTAACTTTCTCAAAGCGCAGAAGTGGGTTGCTCAAGAAGGCCTTTGAGCTTTCTGTGCTTTGTGATGCAGAAGTTGCCCTTATCGTCTTTTCTAGCCGTGGCAAGCTTTTTCAGTATAGCAGCACTGA TATTAATAAAATCGTTGAGAGGTATCGCCAATGTCGTTACAGCAAGTTACAGACTGGTGATTCATCGGAACTCGAATCACAg AGTTCATATCATGAATTCTTGAAATTAAGAGCGAAATACGAATCTCTTGAGCGGACACAAAG GCATTTTCAAGGAGAAGAACTTGAGCCTCTTAGCTTTAAAGAATTGCAGAGTCTTGAGAAACAACTAGACATTACGCTTGCTCTAACTCGACAGCAGCAA ACAAAGAAGCTCATGGCACGAGCTGATGAATTACGCGAAAAG GTGCGAAAAATGGAAGATCTTAACAAGCAATTGGAATCCAag gaAAAAGATGAATTTTCAAGCCTCATTCTTgagaataacaatttttttcaattgcatGCTACACAAGCCGATCAATTTGAATCTGGAACAACACTAAACACATG GTTTCAACAACAAGATGTTGGTTCGAAAGAAAGAGCAGTTGATACGAGGAAAGAGGGTAACCATAGCACTCACACCAAAAGCAATGGATGGTTGTAG
- the LOC106768816 gene encoding MADS-box transcription factor 6 isoform X3: MGRGRVVLERIENKINRQVTFSKRRSGLLKKAFELSVLCDAEVALIVFSSRGKLFQYSSTDINKIVERYRQCRYSKLQTGDSSELESQSSYHEFLKLRAKYESLERTQRHFQGEELEPLSFKELQSLEKQLDITLALTRQQQTKKLMARADELREKVRKMEDLNKQLESKVSTTRCWFERKSS, from the exons aTGGGAAGAGGAAGGGTTGTTCTGGAGAGAATAGAGAACAAGATCAACCGTCAAGTAACTTTCTCAAAGCGCAGAAGTGGGTTGCTCAAGAAGGCCTTTGAGCTTTCTGTGCTTTGTGATGCAGAAGTTGCCCTTATCGTCTTTTCTAGCCGTGGCAAGCTTTTTCAGTATAGCAGCACTGA TATTAATAAAATCGTTGAGAGGTATCGCCAATGTCGTTACAGCAAGTTACAGACTGGTGATTCATCGGAACTCGAATCACAg AGTTCATATCATGAATTCTTGAAATTAAGAGCGAAATACGAATCTCTTGAGCGGACACAAAG GCATTTTCAAGGAGAAGAACTTGAGCCTCTTAGCTTTAAAGAATTGCAGAGTCTTGAGAAACAACTAGACATTACGCTTGCTCTAACTCGACAGCAGCAA ACAAAGAAGCTCATGGCACGAGCTGATGAATTACGCGAAAAG GTGCGAAAAATGGAAGATCTTAACAAGCAATTGGAATCCAag GTTTCAACAACAAGATGTTGGTTCGAAAGAAAGAGCAGTTGA
- the LOC106768816 gene encoding MADS-box transcription factor 6 isoform X4, translated as MGRGRVVLERIENKINRQVTFSKRRSGLLKKAFELSVLCDAEVALIVFSSRGKLFQYSSTDINKIVERYRQCRYSKLQTGDSSELESQSSYHEFLKLRAKYESLERTQRHFQGEELEPLSFKELQSLEKQLDITLALTRQQQTKKLMARADELREKVRKMEDLNKQLESK; from the exons aTGGGAAGAGGAAGGGTTGTTCTGGAGAGAATAGAGAACAAGATCAACCGTCAAGTAACTTTCTCAAAGCGCAGAAGTGGGTTGCTCAAGAAGGCCTTTGAGCTTTCTGTGCTTTGTGATGCAGAAGTTGCCCTTATCGTCTTTTCTAGCCGTGGCAAGCTTTTTCAGTATAGCAGCACTGA TATTAATAAAATCGTTGAGAGGTATCGCCAATGTCGTTACAGCAAGTTACAGACTGGTGATTCATCGGAACTCGAATCACAg AGTTCATATCATGAATTCTTGAAATTAAGAGCGAAATACGAATCTCTTGAGCGGACACAAAG GCATTTTCAAGGAGAAGAACTTGAGCCTCTTAGCTTTAAAGAATTGCAGAGTCTTGAGAAACAACTAGACATTACGCTTGCTCTAACTCGACAGCAGCAA ACAAAGAAGCTCATGGCACGAGCTGATGAATTACGCGAAAAG GTGCGAAAAATGGAAGATCTTAACAAGCAATTGGAATCCAag TAG
- the LOC106766229 gene encoding probable fructokinase-7, translating to MAHHISSDHSNDLRKEDCKETGSLVVCFGEMLIDFVPTVGGVSLAEAPAFKKAPGGAPANVAVGISRLGGSSAFIGKVGADEFGYMLADILKQNNVETSGMRFDSNARTALAFVTLRADGEREFLFFRNPSADMLLQESELDKNLLKQARIFHYGSISLIDEPCKSAHLAAMRIAKNSGCILSYDPNLRLALWPSADAARKSIMDIWDQADVTKISEDEITFLTGGDDPYDDNVVLKKLFHPNLKLLIVTEGSQGCRYYTKAFKGRIAGVKVKPVDTTGAGDAFVSGILYSIASDQTIFQDEKRLRKALYFANICGALTVTGRGAIPALPTKEAILQFLLEEAVI from the exons ATGGCTCACCATATCTCGTCAG ATCATTCCAATGATCTCAGAAAAGAAGACTGCAAGGAAACAGGTTCACTGGTTGTTTGCTTTGGTGAAATGTTAATAGACTTTGTTCCGACTGTGGGAGGAGTATCGCTGGCTGAAGCACCTGCTTTCAAGAAAGCTCCCGGTGGAGCTCCTGCCAATGTAGCTGTTGGTATCTCTAGATTGGGAGGTTCATCTGCTTTTATTGGCAAG GTTGGGGCAGATGAATTTGGGTATATGCTGGCAGACATTTTAAAGCAAAACAATGTTGAGACTTCTGGCATGCGGTTTGACTCTAATGCAAGAACAGCATTAGCTTTTGTTACACTTAGAGCAGATGGTGAACGTGAATTCTTGTTTTTCCGCAATCCAAGTGCTGATATGCTCCTTCAAGAATCAGAACTTGATAAAAATCTCCTAAAGCAG GCTAGAATATTCCATTATGGCTCCATCAGCTTGATTGATGAGCCATGCAAGTCAGCTCACCTTGCTGCTATGAGAATTGCCAAAAACTCTGGTTGCATTCTCTCTTATGATCCAAATTTGAGATTGGCTCTATGGCCTTCAGCAGATGCTGCTCGGAAAAGCATAATGGATATATGGGATCAGGCTGATGTCACAAAG ATAAGTGAGGACGAAATTACATTTTTGACTGGAGGTGATGATCCTTATGACGATAATGTTGTTTTGAAGAAACTTTTTCATCCAAATCTCAAGCTTTTAATCGTTACTGAAGGGTCACAAGGTTGCAGATATTACACCAAA GCATTTAAGGGTAGGATTGCAGGTGTTAAAGTCAAACCTGTAGACACAACCGGTGCTGGCGATGCATTCGTTAGTGGGATTTTATACAGTATAGCTTCTGATCAAACTATTTTTCag GATGAGAAACGTCTTAGAAAGGCTTTATATTTTGCCAATATATGTGGTGCACTCACTGTGACTGGGAGAGGTGCAATTCCTGCACTTCCTACAAAGGAAGCTATCTTGCAATTCTTACTTGAAGAAGCTgtaatataa
- the LOC106767691 gene encoding uncharacterized protein LOC106767691 isoform X2 — MGSNPPFILEIGPDGIPKEASVISYTEQIIEAEQLQLKKYIEENYSKIRDVERELASLGLEMKLTSGPKKAALEHMRTKIEASTEKIRVAKLKEEQAHKAWESASKAVRDEEQIKQKLCEDLSKLVEESNNSQLSRLEELKRRLEAMNPNRQSSSLHSAGRSSSLDSAIQDGSSLPSTRESNEGSAVNVPYQNNGQKVPAANEHKPHPPSEGEQRNKKKVNLRGKGIGAVSKTRSSTPDWTGSGFDVDGRN; from the exons ATGGGTTCAAACCCGCCGTTTATTCTCGAGATCGGACCCGATGGTATTCCCAAAGAAGCTTCGGTTATCAGTTACACAGAACAg ATAATCGAAGCAGAGCAACTTCAATTGAAGAA atACATTGAGGAAAACTATTCTAAAATTCGTGATGTGGAGCGTGAGCTTGCAAGTCTGGGATTGGAGATGAAACTTACATCTGGACCAAAGAAAGCAG CGTTGGAACATATGAGAACAAAGATAGAGGCATCAACAGAGAAAATTCGTGTGGCAAAGCTAAAAGAAGAACAGGCACATAAG GCGTGGGAATCAGCATCCAAAGCAGTGAGGGATGAAGAACAAATAAAGCAGAAATTATGTGAAGACTTAAGTAAACTG GTAGAAGAGAGCAATAACTCTCAGTTGTCTAGGCTGGAGGAATTAAAAAGACGATTGGAAGCTATGAATCCAAACCGGCAGTCAAGTAGTCTTCACAGT GCTGGGAGATCAAGTTCTCTGGATAGTGCAATCCAAGATGGTTCCTCCCTTCCCAGCACAAGGGAATCAAATGAAGGTTCGGCTGTGAATGTTCCGTACCAAAATAATGGTCAGAAAGTTCCAGCGGCCAATGAGCATAAACCGCATCCTCCTAGTGAAGGagaacaaagaaataaaaagaaagttaacCTAAGAGGTAAAGGAATTGGTGCAGTGTCCAAGACTAGGTCTTCAACTCCTGACTGGACTGGTTCTGGTTTTGATGTAGATGGCAGAAATTAA
- the LOC106767691 gene encoding uncharacterized protein LOC106767691 isoform X3, whose protein sequence is MVFPKKLRLSVTQNRFSLYIFLLFALQSLTILLLCFQIIEAEQLQLKKYIEENYSKIRDVERELASLGLEMKLTSGPKKAALEHMRTKIEASTEKIRVAKLKEEQAHKAWESASKAVRDEEQIKQKLCEDLSKLVEESNNSQLSRLEELKRRLEAMNPNRQSSSLHSAGRSSSLDSAIQDGSSLPSTRESNEGSAVNVPYQNNGQKVPAANEHKPHPPSEGEQRNKKKVNLRDGRN, encoded by the exons ATGGTATTCCCAAAGAAGCTTCGGTTATCAGTTACACAGAACAggttctctctctatatattcCTTCTTTTTGCTCTTCAATCTCTCACAATCTTGTTGCTTTGTTTTCAGATAATCGAAGCAGAGCAACTTCAATTGAAGAA atACATTGAGGAAAACTATTCTAAAATTCGTGATGTGGAGCGTGAGCTTGCAAGTCTGGGATTGGAGATGAAACTTACATCTGGACCAAAGAAAGCAG CGTTGGAACATATGAGAACAAAGATAGAGGCATCAACAGAGAAAATTCGTGTGGCAAAGCTAAAAGAAGAACAGGCACATAAG GCGTGGGAATCAGCATCCAAAGCAGTGAGGGATGAAGAACAAATAAAGCAGAAATTATGTGAAGACTTAAGTAAACTG GTAGAAGAGAGCAATAACTCTCAGTTGTCTAGGCTGGAGGAATTAAAAAGACGATTGGAAGCTATGAATCCAAACCGGCAGTCAAGTAGTCTTCACAGT GCTGGGAGATCAAGTTCTCTGGATAGTGCAATCCAAGATGGTTCCTCCCTTCCCAGCACAAGGGAATCAAATGAAGGTTCGGCTGTGAATGTTCCGTACCAAAATAATGGTCAGAAAGTTCCAGCGGCCAATGAGCATAAACCGCATCCTCCTAGTGAAGGagaacaaagaaataaaaagaaagttaacCTAAGAG ATGGCAGAAATTAA
- the LOC106767691 gene encoding uncharacterized protein LOC106767691 isoform X1 yields the protein MVFPKKLRLSVTQNRFSLYIFLLFALQSLTILLLCFQIIEAEQLQLKKYIEENYSKIRDVERELASLGLEMKLTSGPKKAALEHMRTKIEASTEKIRVAKLKEEQAHKAWESASKAVRDEEQIKQKLCEDLSKLVEESNNSQLSRLEELKRRLEAMNPNRQSSSLHSAGRSSSLDSAIQDGSSLPSTRESNEGSAVNVPYQNNGQKVPAANEHKPHPPSEGEQRNKKKVNLRGKGIGAVSKTRSSTPDWTGSGFDVDGRN from the exons ATGGTATTCCCAAAGAAGCTTCGGTTATCAGTTACACAGAACAggttctctctctatatattcCTTCTTTTTGCTCTTCAATCTCTCACAATCTTGTTGCTTTGTTTTCAGATAATCGAAGCAGAGCAACTTCAATTGAAGAA atACATTGAGGAAAACTATTCTAAAATTCGTGATGTGGAGCGTGAGCTTGCAAGTCTGGGATTGGAGATGAAACTTACATCTGGACCAAAGAAAGCAG CGTTGGAACATATGAGAACAAAGATAGAGGCATCAACAGAGAAAATTCGTGTGGCAAAGCTAAAAGAAGAACAGGCACATAAG GCGTGGGAATCAGCATCCAAAGCAGTGAGGGATGAAGAACAAATAAAGCAGAAATTATGTGAAGACTTAAGTAAACTG GTAGAAGAGAGCAATAACTCTCAGTTGTCTAGGCTGGAGGAATTAAAAAGACGATTGGAAGCTATGAATCCAAACCGGCAGTCAAGTAGTCTTCACAGT GCTGGGAGATCAAGTTCTCTGGATAGTGCAATCCAAGATGGTTCCTCCCTTCCCAGCACAAGGGAATCAAATGAAGGTTCGGCTGTGAATGTTCCGTACCAAAATAATGGTCAGAAAGTTCCAGCGGCCAATGAGCATAAACCGCATCCTCCTAGTGAAGGagaacaaagaaataaaaagaaagttaacCTAAGAGGTAAAGGAATTGGTGCAGTGTCCAAGACTAGGTCTTCAACTCCTGACTGGACTGGTTCTGGTTTTGATGTAGATGGCAGAAATTAA